The DNA window ATTGTTCCTTTAAATACTCCCTATAACGGCCAAATAGGGCGTTATGTGTACGATGATGAGGCATTCACTCCATTGATGTATGGTATCAGTTTTTATGAAATACCGGTTACTCCTACCGGACGATATACGGTGAATATTACCAGTCTCACAGGTGATGTAGAAATGGTGGTTTTATCTTCCATAAGCGAAGTTTTGTGTGCTTCCAACAATGCAGGGACAGCTGATGAAGCATGTTCTTTCCAGACTGAAAGGACGCCCGCTTATATCCGTGTTGATGAAGTCAATACTCTTGTCGGCGCCTCTTATACCTTGACTGTAACTGAAGATCATGGGGCATACATCAGTGAAGGAACAGTCGTATCACCAATAGACATAACAGGATCAATGCCTTACCACGGACACGTGGGAGGCATAAATAGCTACTATAGCGTAAATGTGACACCAAACCAGTCTTATGAAGTTCGGGGAAGTGGTCTCGATGGTGAGTTAGGACTATATGCAGGTAATATTTCTAATTTTAATTCCTGGGATTGCAGTGATTTCTCCGGGAGCAATCCTACAAAAGATGTCGTTTGTCGATTCGAACCCGCTACAACTTCGACTTTATATATAAGAATGACCCCTAATGGAGGAATTGGAACCGAATATTTCCTAAATGTCACTTCCACTGCTTATACGGCAGAAAACACTACTTTATTGGAAACACCCGATAAAGACACTCCCTATGCAGGTCAGGTTGATGATACATCTTCTCAATATGAAATTCCTGTTAACACCGGTAAACTGTATCGAGTCGGGCTTTCCACCGTTAGTGGTGATATTACGCTCAATGTTTATGACGACATTGGTCATACTGCCTTGTTATGCACATCGAATAACACCGGTATTGTTGATGAATATTGCCTTACGGAACCATCAGTGCCGTCGGGTACAAATATTTATGTGGAAATTATAGGGAGCACCTATGGTTCAAAGTTTAACTTGACCGTTGATCGGGTCTACCGGCAGGAAGGAGGGTGTTCAAAATTCTGTGTCAATTTAACCAAAGCTGATATATTCAGCTAAAAAAGGAGAATTGACATGAGTAAAGAAGAAAGTAGTTTTGATTTT is part of the Deltaproteobacteria bacterium genome and encodes:
- a CDS encoding Ig-like domain-containing protein encodes the protein MAAEGGGGGGPAPPSIDPPPGSGATLTSIAITPQGSVVKVGETLQLYAIGNYSDGGQLDLTSEVTWLGSTLNGITFSPTGLVTAHTATFSSSRITATHVSSGLSDIKFVYVSSYGLEGSIDSPAVITEDVAHNGEVNFGGPSVNGYSYYTVNVTPDNAYYFFLENLSRDVSLKIYDDAAFSNVVCTSDKGGTADELCVAIAPVSGIFYIIVDGNGTRDTSDRGASYTLTVRPGYMDEPASDNIIVPLNTPYNGQIGRYVYDDEAFTPLMYGISFYEIPVTPTGRYTVNITSLTGDVEMVVLSSISEVLCASNNAGTADEACSFQTERTPAYIRVDEVNTLVGASYTLTVTEDHGAYISEGTVVSPIDITGSMPYHGHVGGINSYYSVNVTPNQSYEVRGSGLDGELGLYAGNISNFNSWDCSDFSGSNPTKDVVCRFEPATTSTLYIRMTPNGGIGTEYFLNVTSTAYTAENTTLLETPDKDTPYAGQVDDTSSQYEIPVNTGKLYRVGLSTVSGDITLNVYDDIGHTALLCTSNNTGIVDEYCLTEPSVPSGTNIYVEIIGSTYGSKFNLTVDRVYRQEGGCSKFCVNLTKADIFS